One part of the Amaranthus tricolor cultivar Red isolate AtriRed21 chromosome 16, ASM2621246v1, whole genome shotgun sequence genome encodes these proteins:
- the LOC130802748 gene encoding uncharacterized protein LOC130802748, with translation MGETLLTTLSIENYHPSTVLSMDSSSSSHDESDRDVNRAVLQSGPPDINLPLSVELSVLPQLWNDSCCEMLDVGLGPQITEGVTIVNVNVPKVGKKCAKRVDTIWGAWFFFNYYFKPVLKESSKCKITRDSNGWGGFDKSDLKLDAFLVQHDMENIYMWVFKGRPENALGKMQLRSFMNGHSRQGERPFPFSVDRGFVRSHKMQRKHYRGLSNPQCVHGIELVCSPDFTSLDECERKRWLELTGRDSNFIIPEEAGDFGSWRNLPPMEFELERPALSSKGTQRKAGLDTGLSFSSQVPKNGLSNGVMDLSHVAKKQRKDFYSNGSIDNGFLRISSHSDSILDVESHLVEPAWAGDFSGVMKNVYGPVTAAKSIYEDDKGFLIIVSLPFADLQRVRVTWKNTPTHGIVKVSCVSTACTSLIKRHGRTFKLTDPLPEHCPPGDFIREIPLPTRIPDDAKLEAYCDETGTVLEIMVPKQHAVLEEHEVQVCLRPSPWV, from the coding sequence atgggGGAAACTTTATTGACAACTTTATCAATTGAGAACTACCATCCTTCAACTGTTTTGTCCATGGATTCAAGCTCATCTTCTCATGATGAATCTGACAGAGATGTGAATCGGGCGGTCCTCCAATCAGGACCGCCCGATATAAATCTCCCCTTATCTGTGGAATTAAGTGTTTTGCCCCAATTGTGGAATGATAGTTGCTGTGAAATGTTAGATGTTGGTCTTGGCCCTCAAATTACTGAGGGTGTCACAATTGTTAATGTGAATGTCCCAAAAGTGGGTAAAAAATGTGCTAAAAGAGTGGATACTATATGGGGTGCTtggtttttctttaattattatttcaaaCCTGTATTGAAGGAGAGTTCTAAGTGTAAGATCACTAGGGATAGCAATGGCTGGGGTGGTTTTGACAAGTCTGACTTGAAACTTGATGCTTTCTTAGTACAGCATGATATGGAAAACATTTACATGTGGGTTTTTAAAGGGAGGCCGGAGAATGCATTGGGGAAGATGCAATTGAGAAGTTTTATGAATGGCCATTCAAGGCAAGGAGAACGTCCTTTTCCGTTTAGTGTTGATAGAGGGTTTGTTAGGTCTCATAAAATGCAGAGGAAACACTATAGGGGTTTGTCTAATCCACAATGTGTTCATGGGATTGAGTTGGTTTGCTCACCTGATTTTACGAGTTTAGATGAGTGCGAGAGGAAGAGGTGGTTGGAGCTTACTGGTCGGGATTCTAACTTCATAATACCGGAGGAAGCGGGTGATTTTGGTTCATGGAGGAATCTCCCACCTATGGAGTTTGAGCTGGAGCGTCCCGCTCTTTCTTCAAAGGGTACTCAAAGAAAGGCTGGTCTTGATACGGGTTTGAGTTTCTCGTCTCAGGTGCCTAAGAATGGCCTTAGTAATGGGGTTATGGATCTTTCTCATGTTGCTAAGAAACAAAGGAAAGATTTCTATTCTAATGGAAGCATTGATAATGGATTTTTACGAATTAGCTCGCATTCGGATAGCATTTTGGATGTGGAATCCCATTTGGTTGAACCAGCTTGGGCAGGCGATTTTAGTGGGGTGATGAAGAATGTGTATGGTCCTGTCACGGCTGCGAAAAGCATATATGAGGATGACAAGGGATTCTTGATTATTGTTAGTTTGCCTTTTGCTGATCTACAGAGAGTGAGAGTTACATGGAAGAATACTCCTACTCATGGAATTGTGAAAGTCTCTTGTGTTAGTACAGCCTGTACATCTCTGATTAAGAGACACGGTAGGACGTTCAAACTAACCGACCCTTTGCCAGAACACTGCCCACCCGGAGATTTCATTCGGGAAATTCCTCTGCCTACAAGAATCCCGGATGACGCCAAGCTTGAAGCTTATTGTGACGAAACAGGCACCGTCCTCGAAATCATGGTCCCGAAACAACATGCTGTACTTGAAGAACATGAAGTCCAAGTTTGTCTTAGGCCTTCTCCTTGGGTTTAA
- the LOC130802709 gene encoding glutathione S-transferase DHAR3, chloroplastic isoform X1, with protein MATIKLSPLGLAYSLSSSTLKGQFHHGNCTIFTPNFRHALRTPRALSVSMSSDPLQVCVKESLTTPNKLGDCPFCQRVLLTLEEKHLPYDMKLVDLTNKPEWFTKINPDGKVPVLKYDEKWISDSDVITQLLEEKYPNPHLATPPEKSSVCSSCSGSKIFPAFVGFLKSKDLTDGKEQELLNELSSFNDYLKENGPLITGENISAADLSLGPKLYHMEIALGHYKNWSVPESLSYVKSYMQTIFSRDSFVKTIASREDVIAGWAKHIS; from the exons ATGGCGACCATCAAACTTTCACCTCTAGGTCTAGCTTACTCTCTTTCATCATCTACACTCAAAGGTCAATTCCACCATGGAAATTGCACCATCTTCACTCCCAATTTCAGACACGCTCTTCGAACTCCAAGGGCCCTCTCTGTTTCCATGTCTTCTGACCCGCTTCAAGTTTGTGTTAAGGAATCTCTCACCACTCCTAACAAACTTGGCGACT GTCCATTTTGCCAAAGGGTGCTGTTGACTTTAGAAGAAAAGCATCTCCCTTATGATATGAAGTTGGTAGACTTAACTAACAAGCCAGAATG GTTTACCAAGATTAACCCTGATGGTAAAGTTCCTGTACTAAAGTACGATGAAAAATGGATTTCAGATTCAGATGTTATCACACAGCTCCTTGAAGAAAAGTACCCAAATCCACATTTGGCAACACCTCCTGAGAAGAGTTCAGT ATGTTCTTCATGCAGTGGCTCAAAGATCTTTCCTGCATTTGTTGGTTTCCTCAAAAGCAAGGACCTCACTGATGGAAAAGAGCAGGAATTATTGAATGAGCTCAGTTCCTTCAATGATTACCTGAAGGAAAAT GGCCCTTTGATCACGGGGGAGAATATCTCTGCTGCCGATCTCTCTCTTGGACCTAAGCTCTACCATATGGAAATTGCTCTGGGACATTATAAGAATTGGTCAGTTCCAGAATCACTATCGTATGTGAAGTCTTACATGCAG ACTATATTTTCGAGGGATTCCTTTGTGAAAACAATTGCATCTCGAGAGGACGTCATTGCTGGGTGGGCTAAGCACATAAGCTAA
- the LOC130802709 gene encoding glutathione S-transferase DHAR3, chloroplastic isoform X2, producing the protein MATIKLSPLGLAYSLSSSTLKGQFHHGNCTIFTPNFRHALRTPRALSVSMSSDPLQVCVKESLTTPNKLGDCPFCQRVLLTLEEKHLPYDMKLVDLTNKPEWFTKINPDGKVPVLKYDEKWISDSDVITQLLEEKYPNPHLATPPEKSSVGSKIFPAFVGFLKSKDLTDGKEQELLNELSSFNDYLKENGPLITGENISAADLSLGPKLYHMEIALGHYKNWSVPESLSYVKSYMQTIFSRDSFVKTIASREDVIAGWAKHIS; encoded by the exons ATGGCGACCATCAAACTTTCACCTCTAGGTCTAGCTTACTCTCTTTCATCATCTACACTCAAAGGTCAATTCCACCATGGAAATTGCACCATCTTCACTCCCAATTTCAGACACGCTCTTCGAACTCCAAGGGCCCTCTCTGTTTCCATGTCTTCTGACCCGCTTCAAGTTTGTGTTAAGGAATCTCTCACCACTCCTAACAAACTTGGCGACT GTCCATTTTGCCAAAGGGTGCTGTTGACTTTAGAAGAAAAGCATCTCCCTTATGATATGAAGTTGGTAGACTTAACTAACAAGCCAGAATG GTTTACCAAGATTAACCCTGATGGTAAAGTTCCTGTACTAAAGTACGATGAAAAATGGATTTCAGATTCAGATGTTATCACACAGCTCCTTGAAGAAAAGTACCCAAATCCACATTTGGCAACACCTCCTGAGAAGAGTTCAGT TGGCTCAAAGATCTTTCCTGCATTTGTTGGTTTCCTCAAAAGCAAGGACCTCACTGATGGAAAAGAGCAGGAATTATTGAATGAGCTCAGTTCCTTCAATGATTACCTGAAGGAAAAT GGCCCTTTGATCACGGGGGAGAATATCTCTGCTGCCGATCTCTCTCTTGGACCTAAGCTCTACCATATGGAAATTGCTCTGGGACATTATAAGAATTGGTCAGTTCCAGAATCACTATCGTATGTGAAGTCTTACATGCAG ACTATATTTTCGAGGGATTCCTTTGTGAAAACAATTGCATCTCGAGAGGACGTCATTGCTGGGTGGGCTAAGCACATAAGCTAA